One genomic window of Candidatus Binataceae bacterium includes the following:
- a CDS encoding serine hydrolase domain-containing protein — MNTNPKAADISSERLQILDHHFQSRYIDSGKIPGALIMIFRRGHLAHFSTLGFADVERKKPVRPDTVFRIYSMSKPITSVAFMMLVEQGLVALDDPVHRLIPEWRDLGVYQGGFMETFRTERPQRPMLIVDLLRHTSGLTYGFQQSTNVDAAYRKLKIGERTGEGTLDDMIAQLAKVPLEFSPGTAWNYSHSTDVLGYLVGKISGEPFDEFLRKRIFEPLGMSDTGFHIQPGQEERFAACYAATPRGGMMLFDDPEKSVYRNRPRLLSGGGGMVSTAGDYLHFARMLLNGGTLDGVQILSPKTIELMASNHLPDGKDLPALSRSLFSEAMFDGIGFGLGFAVVIDPPRTLIPGSLGDFSWGGAASTYFWIDPREELTTIFMTQLMPSTTYTIRRELRTLVYSGFTESRWRS, encoded by the coding sequence ATGAATACCAATCCAAAAGCCGCGGATATCTCTTCCGAGCGCCTGCAGATACTCGACCACCATTTCCAGAGCCGGTACATCGACTCGGGTAAGATTCCCGGTGCGCTGATAATGATCTTTCGCCGTGGCCACCTCGCCCACTTCAGCACCCTCGGTTTCGCCGACGTCGAGCGCAAGAAGCCCGTGCGGCCCGACACAGTTTTTCGCATCTACTCGATGAGCAAGCCGATTACGAGCGTCGCGTTCATGATGCTGGTCGAGCAGGGGCTGGTCGCACTCGACGATCCGGTACATCGGCTGATTCCCGAATGGCGAGACCTCGGCGTCTATCAGGGCGGCTTCATGGAGACCTTTCGGACCGAACGGCCGCAGCGCCCCATGCTGATAGTCGATCTGCTGCGTCATACTTCGGGGCTGACGTACGGCTTTCAGCAGTCCACCAATGTGGACGCGGCGTATCGTAAGCTCAAGATTGGCGAGCGCACCGGCGAGGGAACGCTCGATGACATGATCGCCCAGCTCGCGAAGGTGCCGCTGGAATTTTCGCCAGGAACCGCCTGGAACTACTCGCACTCCACCGACGTGCTCGGCTATCTGGTCGGAAAGATCTCCGGGGAGCCGTTCGATGAGTTCCTGCGCAAGCGCATTTTCGAACCACTCGGCATGAGCGACACCGGCTTCCATATCCAGCCGGGACAGGAAGAGCGCTTTGCTGCCTGTTACGCGGCTACTCCACGCGGCGGCATGATGCTGTTCGACGATCCAGAGAAGAGCGTTTATCGCAATCGGCCGCGGCTGCTTTCGGGAGGCGGCGGGATGGTCTCGACCGCGGGCGACTACCTGCACTTCGCGCGAATGCTGCTCAACGGCGGCACGCTGGACGGTGTGCAGATATTGAGCCCCAAAACGATTGAACTGATGGCAAGCAACCATCTGCCCGACGGCAAGGACCTGCCGGCGCTTTCGCGCTCGCTATTCAGTGAAGCAATGTTCGACGGGATCGGTTTCGGGCTGGGATTTGCGGTGGTGATCGATCCGCCCAGAACCCTGATTCCCGGCAGCCTGGGGGATTTTTCCTGGGGCGGGGCTGCATCGACTTATTTCTGGATCGATCCGCGCGAAGAATTGACAACGATCTTCATGACTCAGCTCATGCCCTCGACTACCTACACGATTCGGCGCGAGCTGCGCACGCTGGTTTATTCGGGGTTCACCGAATCACGCTGGAGAAGTTAG